In Tachysurus vachellii isolate PV-2020 chromosome 1, HZAU_Pvac_v1, whole genome shotgun sequence, a genomic segment contains:
- the LOC132855547 gene encoding sulfotransferase 6B1-like has translation MADQKFNAKIKESMMQGMNMKDEEKLYKRNGILYSTIMSPPENLDALKDMEAREDDIMLVAYPKCGCNWMVGVLRKIMSASAYTLPEGPPLIEFHSPDTQKMIAQMPSRRLLATHLHPDNIPVSFKKTKMLVVFRNPKDTVVSYYHFMNNNPVLPKAESWDKFFSDFMSGEVGWGSYFDHALAWEKHMDDPNVLIVTYEELKENLLEGIKKVTDFYNFTLTDEKIKLIAEESTFSAMRTSSKTSHGNFAAVIFRKGEVGDWKNHFSEDQSKQMDEEFEKKLAGTKLGAKLKYEKYCQ, from the exons ATGGCTGATCAGAAatttaatgcaaaaataaaagagagtATGATGCAGGGAATGAATATGAAAGATGAAGAGAAGCTTTATAAGAGAAATGGGATCCTCTACTCCACGATCATGAGCCCACCAGAGAACCTGGATGCCCTAAAGGACATGGAGGCCAGAGAGGATGACATCATGCTGGTGGCTTATCCCAAATGTG GTTGTAACTGGATGGTTGGAGTGTTGAGGAAAATTATGAGTGCATCTGCATACACTCTCCCTGAAGGGCCCCCACTGATCGAGTTCCACTCTCCAGACACACAGAAG ATGATTGCCCAGATGCCATCAAGGCGGTTGCTTGCGACTCATTTACACCCAGATAACATCCCTGTTTCATTCAAGAAAACAAAG atgttggtggtgtttagAAACCCCAAAGACACCGTCGTCTCTTATTACCATTTCATGAACAATAACCCGGTGCTGCCCAAAGCCGAGTCCTGGGACAAGTTCTTCTCCGACTTCATGTCCGGTGAAG TTGGCTGGGGTTCATATTTTGACCACGCCTTGGCCTGGGAGAAACACATGGATGACCCTAATGTGTTGATCGTCACCTATGAGGAACTAAAGGAG AACCTGCTTGAGGGTATAAAGAAAGTCACAGACTTCTACAATTTCACTCTGACAGATGAAAAGATAAAGCTGATCGCTGAAGAGAGCACGTTCAGTGCCATGCGCACGAGCTCCAAAACAAGTCACGGGAATTTTGCCGCTGTCATTTTCCGAAAAG GTGAAGTAGGAGACTGGAAGAACCACTTCAGCGAGGATCAGAGCAAGCAGATGGATGAAGAGTTCGAGAAGAAACTAGCAGGAACCAAACTGGGAGCCAAACTAAAATACGAGAAGTACTGTCAGTGA